A single Anopheles arabiensis isolate DONGOLA chromosome 2, AaraD3, whole genome shotgun sequence DNA region contains:
- the LOC120895289 gene encoding glycogenin-1 isoform X10, protein MSKYAWVTLATNDSYSLGALVVAHSLKRVHTEHQTAVLITPGVSESMKTKLRAVFNVVEEVNLLDSKDEANLALLKRPELGVTFTKLHCWRLTQFEKCVFLDADTLVLRNCDELFEREELSAAPDIGWPDCFNSGVYVYTPNMETFSSLVQYAVTHGSFDGGDQGLLNSYFSDWAHKDIQKHLPFIYNTSSVATYSYLPAFKQFGQNTKILHFIGVAKPWLQNFNSETRKVYVPSECQHLANFLQYWWDIFAEDVHSRLSPDMQQALKHWMKPLSKVSANQYRSTSSGTIYVTNETDIDNQMLCWQNEQNHQSQQQQRDGYVPSYDPQMVYTDPWEDYLQRQEHAKNMRKQEEERLYFLYLDQLRVQEHESRQEYESSLVNTKSHHEQSYHVHHDQHVSQHQNLHQGTDEGHDGHRHEVHYDTNAFQRTDQWVDKMIQQHEANIGHWEKAPSKVYEVQEREPFSFNTVDPTGYQLNNKLNPQDSTGDRSTSVKDSTETITVEEIKTVALTSQQQTSCPDLYEPAECQANVDGGKNGEGDGSGIAGALAQLHLGEAKSKEQEAYEEHMRRQCWETGNIDYMGRDSFDNIWKRIQQTINTGTGSCMEEASEASVAQTTAPGTTQRASRRPSRSRSATPKRDPKDRSPTPQPEEKISVDKKEARLIRTFCTIL, encoded by the exons ATGAGCA AATACGCCTGGGTGACTTTAGCGACCAATGATTCCTACTCCCTTGGAGCTCTTGTTGTAGCTCACTCGCTAAAGCGAGTTCATACTGAGCATCAAACAGCTGTGCTCATTACGCCAGGTGTATCGGAATCAATGAA AACAAAGCTACGCGCTGTATTCAATGTTGTAGAAGAGGTTAATCTACTGGATTCAAAAGATGAAGCAAATCTTGCGCTTCTTAAGCGACCAGAGCTGGGTGTTACTTTCACCAAATTACACTGTTGGCGCCTTACACAATTCGAGAAATGTGTTTTCCTCGATGCTGATACGCTGGTTTTGCGCAACTGTGATGAGCTTTTCGAACGAGAAGAGCTATCGGCTGCACCTGACATTGGCTGGCCGGATTGTTTCAATTCAGGCGTGTATGTGTACACCCCAAATATGGAAACATTCTCTAGCTTGGTTCAGTACGCTGTCACTCACGGTAGTTTCGATGGCGGGGATCAAGGATTGCTGAATTCATACTTCTCTGATTGGGCTCACAAGGACATCCAGAAGCACTTGCCCTTCATTTACAACACGTCTTCGGTGGCGACGTACTCTTACTTGCCTGCATTTAAACA GTTtggacaaaacacaaaaattctTCATTTCATCGGTGTTGCTAAGCCATGGCTGCAGAACTTTAACTCTGAAACACGAAAAGTTTATGTTCCTTCCGAATGTCAGCATCTAGCCAACTTTCTTCAGTACTGGTGGGACATTTTTGCTGAAGATGTTCATTCACGGCTAAGTCCGGATATG CAACAAGCTTTAAAACACTGGATGAAGCCTTTAAGCAAGGTTAGTGCTAATCAATATCGTTCCACCAGTTCGGGAACGATCTATGTAACTAATGAGACCGACATCGATAATCAGATGTTATGTTggcaaaatgaacaaaaccaTCAatcgcagcaacagcaaagagACGGATACGTTCCTTCATATGATCCACAAATGGTATATACAGATCCCTGGGAGGATTATCTGCAAAGACAAGAGCATGCAAAAAATATgagaaaacaagaagaagagcgGCTATACTTCCTATATTTAGATCAACTACGTGTTCAAGAACATGAAAGCCGCCAAGAGTATGAATCATCTCTTGTAAACACAAAGAGTCACCATGAACAGTCATATCATGTACATCATGATCAACATGTTTCCCAACATCAGAATCTTCACCAAGGTACTGATGAGGGTCATGATGGACATCGCCATGAAGTTCATTATGATACAAATGCCTTCCAGCGTACAGATCAATGGGTCGATAAAATGATACAACAACACGAAGCAAATATAGGACACTGGGAAAAAGCTCCTAGCAAAGTATATGAGGTTCAGGAACGAGAGCCATTCAGCTTCAATACTGTGGACCCGACCGGTTATCAATTGAACAACAAATTAAATCCACAAGACTCAACTGGTGATAGAAGCACTTCCGTTAAGGATAGTACTGAAACTATCACAGTAGAAGAAATCAAAACGGTTGCTTTAACCTCCCAACAACAAACATCATGTCCCGACCTGTACGAACCAGCCGAATGCCAAGCAAATGTTGATGGTGGTAAAAATGGGGAAGGGGATGGG AGTGGTATTGCTGGGGCATTGGCTCAGTTGCATCTTGGCGAAGCGAAATCTAAGGAACAAGAAGCCTACGAAGAGCATATGAGACGTCAATGCTGGGAAACAGGCAACATCGATTATATGGGTCGGGACTCATTTGACAACATTTGGAAACGCATTCAACAAACCAtaaacaccggcaccggctCATGCATGGAAGAAGCATCCGAGGCTTCCGTTGCGCAAACTACTGCACCTGGTACAACACAACGCGCAAGCCGCCGCCCATCACGTTCGCGATCTGCAACTCCGAAAAGAGATCCGAAAGACCGCTCTCCAACGCCACAACCAGAAGAGAAAATATCTGTTGATAAAAAGGAAG CACGGCTCATTCGAACGTTCTGCACTATCTTGTGA
- the LOC120895289 gene encoding mucin-2 isoform X4, with product MSKYAWVTLATNDSYSLGALVVAHSLKRVHTEHQTAVLITPGVSESMKTKLRAVFNVVEEVNLLDSKDEANLALLKRPELGVTFTKLHCWRLTQFEKCVFLDADTLVLRNCDELFEREELSAAPDIGWPDCFNSGVYVYTPNMETFSSLVQYAVTHGSFDGGDQGLLNSYFSDWAHKDIQKHLPFIYNTSSVATYSYLPAFKQFGQNTKILHFIGVAKPWLQNFNSETRKVYVPSECQHLANFLQYWWDIFAEDVHSRLSPDMRTDQWVDKMIQQHEANIGHWEKAPSKVYEVQEREPFSFNTVDPTGYQLNNKLNPQDSTGDRSTSVKDSTETITVEEIKTVALTSQQQTSCPDLYEPAECQANVDGGKNGEGDGSGIAGALAQLHLGEAKSKEQEAYEEHMRRQCWETGNIDYMGRDSFDNIWKRIQQTINTGTGSCMEEASEASVAQTTAPGTTQRASRRPSRSRSATPKRDPKDRSPTPQPEEKISVDKKEAQVVPPPVIAEEDDVAVSLSTMDCSSFAIRLQTSRLPPPIQYDPTTNTTTLTKKVFAGYQQIITTKSPEGKTRTHTKLVYDPSVEDDETKEEANVPLTTPTVASNQDVVDGTVMQKATVNTPPVSSKQKITTAAAEGGMKEMSSTKTAMQAPNITPGIKRDAIVSQSPMPKSASNPTAPSSAQQRQQQVAQESLAGKTNAFFETQQPVKALRKKRHMSPPPQPLPTTNATSNNQASGKASTSSSPLSPSSSSATNALHRGLPANPKASVTTAILPSVVSHPSIASSSKAEASNTQNTLNTRTFLNNQKDESALTLPLLEKTSTPASQSSPSTKSSTETKPNHTAVEGSKVGSPPVPPRRKRESRTAKIAKAKRSKIYQLLLSCISCTKKKR from the exons ATGAGCA AATACGCCTGGGTGACTTTAGCGACCAATGATTCCTACTCCCTTGGAGCTCTTGTTGTAGCTCACTCGCTAAAGCGAGTTCATACTGAGCATCAAACAGCTGTGCTCATTACGCCAGGTGTATCGGAATCAATGAA AACAAAGCTACGCGCTGTATTCAATGTTGTAGAAGAGGTTAATCTACTGGATTCAAAAGATGAAGCAAATCTTGCGCTTCTTAAGCGACCAGAGCTGGGTGTTACTTTCACCAAATTACACTGTTGGCGCCTTACACAATTCGAGAAATGTGTTTTCCTCGATGCTGATACGCTGGTTTTGCGCAACTGTGATGAGCTTTTCGAACGAGAAGAGCTATCGGCTGCACCTGACATTGGCTGGCCGGATTGTTTCAATTCAGGCGTGTATGTGTACACCCCAAATATGGAAACATTCTCTAGCTTGGTTCAGTACGCTGTCACTCACGGTAGTTTCGATGGCGGGGATCAAGGATTGCTGAATTCATACTTCTCTGATTGGGCTCACAAGGACATCCAGAAGCACTTGCCCTTCATTTACAACACGTCTTCGGTGGCGACGTACTCTTACTTGCCTGCATTTAAACA GTTtggacaaaacacaaaaattctTCATTTCATCGGTGTTGCTAAGCCATGGCTGCAGAACTTTAACTCTGAAACACGAAAAGTTTATGTTCCTTCCGAATGTCAGCATCTAGCCAACTTTCTTCAGTACTGGTGGGACATTTTTGCTGAAGATGTTCATTCACGGCTAAGTCCGGATATG CGTACAGATCAATGGGTCGATAAAATGATACAACAACACGAAGCAAATATAGGACACTGGGAAAAAGCTCCTAGCAAAGTATATGAGGTTCAGGAACGAGAGCCATTCAGCTTCAATACTGTGGACCCGACCGGTTATCAATTGAACAACAAATTAAATCCACAAGACTCAACTGGTGATAGAAGCACTTCCGTTAAGGATAGTACTGAAACTATCACAGTAGAAGAAATCAAAACGGTTGCTTTAACCTCCCAACAACAAACATCATGTCCCGACCTGTACGAACCAGCCGAATGCCAAGCAAATGTTGATGGTGGTAAAAATGGGGAAGGGGATGGG AGTGGTATTGCTGGGGCATTGGCTCAGTTGCATCTTGGCGAAGCGAAATCTAAGGAACAAGAAGCCTACGAAGAGCATATGAGACGTCAATGCTGGGAAACAGGCAACATCGATTATATGGGTCGGGACTCATTTGACAACATTTGGAAACGCATTCAACAAACCAtaaacaccggcaccggctCATGCATGGAAGAAGCATCCGAGGCTTCCGTTGCGCAAACTACTGCACCTGGTACAACACAACGCGCAAGCCGCCGCCCATCACGTTCGCGATCTGCAACTCCGAAAAGAGATCCGAAAGACCGCTCTCCAACGCCACAACCAGAAGAGAAAATATCTGTTGATAAAAAGGAAG CCCAAGTCGTTCCTCCACCGGTCATTGCGGAGGAGGACGATGTTGCTGTCAGTTTATCTACGATGGACTGTAGTAGTTTTGCAATACGACTCCAAACCTCCAGGCTGCCACCACCAATTCAGTATGATCCAACTACCAATACGACAACATTGACGAAGAAAGTTTTTGCAGGTTACCAACAAATTATAACGACCAAGAGTCCAGAAGGAAAAACTCGAACGCACACGAAGCTGGTCTACGATCCCTCGGTCGAAGATGATGAAACTAAAGAGGAGGCGAATGTGCCACTTACTACACCCACAGTAGCCTCGAACCAGGACGTAGTAGATGGTACTGTGATGCAGAAGGCGACCGTAAATACTCCTCCAGTATCGTCGAAGCAAAAGATAACGACGGCAGCTGCTGAAGGTGGCATGAAGGAAATGTCTTCAACAAAAACTGCAATGCAGGCACCGAATATCACTCCTGGAATTAAAAGAGATGCCATTGTTTCTCAGTCACCGATGCCAAAATCTGCATCAAACCCCACGGCTCCATCCTCAGCCCAACAGCGTCAACAGCAGGTGGCACAGGAATCGCTTGCAGGTAAAACGAACGCATTCTTCGAAACACAGCAACCGGTCAAAGCATTGCGTAAAAAAAGACACATGTCTCCACCGCCGCAACCACTGCCTACTACAAACGCGACGTCCAACAATCAAGCCTCAGGAAAAGCATCAACTTCATCTTCGCCAttatcaccatcatcgtcatctgcAACGAACGCTTTGCACCGTGGGCTGCCGGCTAATCCAAAGGCTTCCGTAACTACAGCTATTTTGCCATCTGTCGTATCGCATCCATCAATAGCATCCTCTAGCAAGGCAGAAGCGAGCAACACACAGAACACTCTCAACACACGCACTTTTCTAAATAATCAAAAAGATGAATCGGCTCTAACACTGCCATTACTTGAGAAGACTTCAACACCCGCGTCACAGTCATCACCGTCTACCAAGAGTTCCActgaaacgaaaccaaaccacACCGCCGTCGAAGGTTCTAAAGTTGGTTCGCCTCCAGTGCCTCCACGTCGTAAGCGTGAATCAAGAACTGCAAAAATAG CAAAAGCGAAAAGATCGAAAATATATCAATTGTTACTATCTTGTATTTCTTGCACGAAGAAAAAGCGTTGA
- the LOC120895289 gene encoding mucin-2 isoform X2, translated as MSKYAWVTLATNDSYSLGALVVAHSLKRVHTEHQTAVLITPGVSESMKTKLRAVFNVVEEVNLLDSKDEANLALLKRPELGVTFTKLHCWRLTQFEKCVFLDADTLVLRNCDELFEREELSAAPDIGWPDCFNSGVYVYTPNMETFSSLVQYAVTHGSFDGGDQGLLNSYFSDWAHKDIQKHLPFIYNTSSVATYSYLPAFKQFGQNTKILHFIGVAKPWLQNFNSETRKVYVPSECQHLANFLQYWWDIFAEDVHSRLSPDMQQALKHWMKPLSKVSANQYRSTSSGTIYVTNETDIDNQMLCWQNEQNHQSQQQQRDGYVPSYDPQMVYTDPWEDYLQRQEHAKNMRKQEEERLYFLYLDQLRVQEHESRQEYESSLVNTKSHHEQSYHVHHDQHVSQHQNLHQGTDEGHDGHRHEVHYDTNAFQRTDQWVDKMIQQHEANIGHWEKAPSKVYEVQEREPFSFNTVDPTGYQLNNKLNPQDSTGDRSTSVKDSTETITVEEIKTVALTSQQQTSCPDLYEPAECQANVDGGKNGEGDGSGIAGALAQLHLGEAKSKEQEAYEEHMRRQCWETGNIDYMGRDSFDNIWKRIQQTINTGTGSCMEEASEASVAQTTAPGTTQRASRRPSRSRSATPKRDPKDRSPTPQPEEKISVDKKEAQVVPPPVIAEEDDVAVSLSTMDCSSFAIRLQTSRLPPPIQYDPTTNTTTLTKKVFAGYQQIITTKSPEGKTRTHTKLVYDPSVEDDETKEEANVPLTTPTVASNQDVVDGTVMQKATVNTPPVSSKQKITTAAAEGGMKEMSSTKTAMQAPNITPGIKRDAIVSQSPMPKSASNPTAPSSAQQRQQQVAQESLAGKTNAFFETQQPVKALRKKRHMSPPPQPLPTTNATSNNQASGKASTSSSPLSPSSSSATNALHRGLPANPKASVTTAILPSVVSHPSIASSSKAEASNTQNTLNTRTFLNNQKDESALTLPLLEKTSTPASQSSPSTKSSTETKPNHTAVEGSKVGSPPVPPRRKRESRTAKIARLIRTFCTIL; from the exons ATGAGCA AATACGCCTGGGTGACTTTAGCGACCAATGATTCCTACTCCCTTGGAGCTCTTGTTGTAGCTCACTCGCTAAAGCGAGTTCATACTGAGCATCAAACAGCTGTGCTCATTACGCCAGGTGTATCGGAATCAATGAA AACAAAGCTACGCGCTGTATTCAATGTTGTAGAAGAGGTTAATCTACTGGATTCAAAAGATGAAGCAAATCTTGCGCTTCTTAAGCGACCAGAGCTGGGTGTTACTTTCACCAAATTACACTGTTGGCGCCTTACACAATTCGAGAAATGTGTTTTCCTCGATGCTGATACGCTGGTTTTGCGCAACTGTGATGAGCTTTTCGAACGAGAAGAGCTATCGGCTGCACCTGACATTGGCTGGCCGGATTGTTTCAATTCAGGCGTGTATGTGTACACCCCAAATATGGAAACATTCTCTAGCTTGGTTCAGTACGCTGTCACTCACGGTAGTTTCGATGGCGGGGATCAAGGATTGCTGAATTCATACTTCTCTGATTGGGCTCACAAGGACATCCAGAAGCACTTGCCCTTCATTTACAACACGTCTTCGGTGGCGACGTACTCTTACTTGCCTGCATTTAAACA GTTtggacaaaacacaaaaattctTCATTTCATCGGTGTTGCTAAGCCATGGCTGCAGAACTTTAACTCTGAAACACGAAAAGTTTATGTTCCTTCCGAATGTCAGCATCTAGCCAACTTTCTTCAGTACTGGTGGGACATTTTTGCTGAAGATGTTCATTCACGGCTAAGTCCGGATATG CAACAAGCTTTAAAACACTGGATGAAGCCTTTAAGCAAGGTTAGTGCTAATCAATATCGTTCCACCAGTTCGGGAACGATCTATGTAACTAATGAGACCGACATCGATAATCAGATGTTATGTTggcaaaatgaacaaaaccaTCAatcgcagcaacagcaaagagACGGATACGTTCCTTCATATGATCCACAAATGGTATATACAGATCCCTGGGAGGATTATCTGCAAAGACAAGAGCATGCAAAAAATATgagaaaacaagaagaagagcgGCTATACTTCCTATATTTAGATCAACTACGTGTTCAAGAACATGAAAGCCGCCAAGAGTATGAATCATCTCTTGTAAACACAAAGAGTCACCATGAACAGTCATATCATGTACATCATGATCAACATGTTTCCCAACATCAGAATCTTCACCAAGGTACTGATGAGGGTCATGATGGACATCGCCATGAAGTTCATTATGATACAAATGCCTTCCAGCGTACAGATCAATGGGTCGATAAAATGATACAACAACACGAAGCAAATATAGGACACTGGGAAAAAGCTCCTAGCAAAGTATATGAGGTTCAGGAACGAGAGCCATTCAGCTTCAATACTGTGGACCCGACCGGTTATCAATTGAACAACAAATTAAATCCACAAGACTCAACTGGTGATAGAAGCACTTCCGTTAAGGATAGTACTGAAACTATCACAGTAGAAGAAATCAAAACGGTTGCTTTAACCTCCCAACAACAAACATCATGTCCCGACCTGTACGAACCAGCCGAATGCCAAGCAAATGTTGATGGTGGTAAAAATGGGGAAGGGGATGGG AGTGGTATTGCTGGGGCATTGGCTCAGTTGCATCTTGGCGAAGCGAAATCTAAGGAACAAGAAGCCTACGAAGAGCATATGAGACGTCAATGCTGGGAAACAGGCAACATCGATTATATGGGTCGGGACTCATTTGACAACATTTGGAAACGCATTCAACAAACCAtaaacaccggcaccggctCATGCATGGAAGAAGCATCCGAGGCTTCCGTTGCGCAAACTACTGCACCTGGTACAACACAACGCGCAAGCCGCCGCCCATCACGTTCGCGATCTGCAACTCCGAAAAGAGATCCGAAAGACCGCTCTCCAACGCCACAACCAGAAGAGAAAATATCTGTTGATAAAAAGGAAG CCCAAGTCGTTCCTCCACCGGTCATTGCGGAGGAGGACGATGTTGCTGTCAGTTTATCTACGATGGACTGTAGTAGTTTTGCAATACGACTCCAAACCTCCAGGCTGCCACCACCAATTCAGTATGATCCAACTACCAATACGACAACATTGACGAAGAAAGTTTTTGCAGGTTACCAACAAATTATAACGACCAAGAGTCCAGAAGGAAAAACTCGAACGCACACGAAGCTGGTCTACGATCCCTCGGTCGAAGATGATGAAACTAAAGAGGAGGCGAATGTGCCACTTACTACACCCACAGTAGCCTCGAACCAGGACGTAGTAGATGGTACTGTGATGCAGAAGGCGACCGTAAATACTCCTCCAGTATCGTCGAAGCAAAAGATAACGACGGCAGCTGCTGAAGGTGGCATGAAGGAAATGTCTTCAACAAAAACTGCAATGCAGGCACCGAATATCACTCCTGGAATTAAAAGAGATGCCATTGTTTCTCAGTCACCGATGCCAAAATCTGCATCAAACCCCACGGCTCCATCCTCAGCCCAACAGCGTCAACAGCAGGTGGCACAGGAATCGCTTGCAGGTAAAACGAACGCATTCTTCGAAACACAGCAACCGGTCAAAGCATTGCGTAAAAAAAGACACATGTCTCCACCGCCGCAACCACTGCCTACTACAAACGCGACGTCCAACAATCAAGCCTCAGGAAAAGCATCAACTTCATCTTCGCCAttatcaccatcatcgtcatctgcAACGAACGCTTTGCACCGTGGGCTGCCGGCTAATCCAAAGGCTTCCGTAACTACAGCTATTTTGCCATCTGTCGTATCGCATCCATCAATAGCATCCTCTAGCAAGGCAGAAGCGAGCAACACACAGAACACTCTCAACACACGCACTTTTCTAAATAATCAAAAAGATGAATCGGCTCTAACACTGCCATTACTTGAGAAGACTTCAACACCCGCGTCACAGTCATCACCGTCTACCAAGAGTTCCActgaaacgaaaccaaaccacACCGCCGTCGAAGGTTCTAAAGTTGGTTCGCCTCCAGTGCCTCCACGTCGTAAGCGTGAATCAAGAACTGCAAAAATAG CACGGCTCATTCGAACGTTCTGCACTATCTTGTGA
- the LOC120895289 gene encoding glycogenin-1 isoform X3 — translation MSKYAWVTLATNDSYSLGALVVAHSLKRVHTEHQTAVLITPGVSESMKTKLRAVFNVVEEVNLLDSKDEANLALLKRPELGVTFTKLHCWRLTQFEKCVFLDADTLVLRNCDELFEREELSAAPDIGWPDCFNSGVYVYTPNMETFSSLVQYAVTHGSFDGGDQGLLNSYFSDWAHKDIQKHLPFIYNTSSVATYSYLPAFKQFGQNTKILHFIGVAKPWLQNFNSETRKVYVPSECQHLANFLQYWWDIFAEDVHSRLSPDMQQALKHWMKPLSKVSANQYRSTSSGTIYVTNETDIDNQMLCWQNEQNHQSQQQQRDGYVPSYDPQMVYTDPWEDYLQRQEHAKNMRKQEEERLYFLYLDQLRVQEHESRQEYESSLVNTKSHHEQSYHVHHDQHVSQHQNLHQGTDEGHDGHRHEVHYDTNAFQRTDQWVDKMIQQHEANIGHWEKAPSKVYEVQEREPFSFNTVDPTGYQLNNKLNPQDSTGDRSTSVKDSTETITVEEIKTVALTSQQQTSCPDLYEPAECQANVDGGKNGEGDGSGIAGALAQLHLGEAKSKEQEAYEEHMRRQCWETGNIDYMGRDSFDNIWKRIQQTINTGTGSCMEEASEASVAQTTAPGTTQRASRRPSRSRSATPKRDPKDRSPTPQPEEKISVDKKEGYQQIITTKSPEGKTRTHTKLVYDPSVEDDETKEEANVPLTTPTVASNQDVVDGTVMQKATVNTPPVSSKQKITTAAAEGGMKEMSSTKTAMQAPNITPGIKRDAIVSQSPMPKSASNPTAPSSAQQRQQQVAQESLAGKTNAFFETQQPVKALRKKRHMSPPPQPLPTTNATSNNQASGKASTSSSPLSPSSSSATNALHRGLPANPKASVTTAILPSVVSHPSIASSSKAEASNTQNTLNTRTFLNNQKDESALTLPLLEKTSTPASQSSPSTKSSTETKPNHTAVEGSKVGSPPVPPRRKRESRTAKIAKAKRSKIYQLLLSCISCTKKKR, via the exons ATGAGCA AATACGCCTGGGTGACTTTAGCGACCAATGATTCCTACTCCCTTGGAGCTCTTGTTGTAGCTCACTCGCTAAAGCGAGTTCATACTGAGCATCAAACAGCTGTGCTCATTACGCCAGGTGTATCGGAATCAATGAA AACAAAGCTACGCGCTGTATTCAATGTTGTAGAAGAGGTTAATCTACTGGATTCAAAAGATGAAGCAAATCTTGCGCTTCTTAAGCGACCAGAGCTGGGTGTTACTTTCACCAAATTACACTGTTGGCGCCTTACACAATTCGAGAAATGTGTTTTCCTCGATGCTGATACGCTGGTTTTGCGCAACTGTGATGAGCTTTTCGAACGAGAAGAGCTATCGGCTGCACCTGACATTGGCTGGCCGGATTGTTTCAATTCAGGCGTGTATGTGTACACCCCAAATATGGAAACATTCTCTAGCTTGGTTCAGTACGCTGTCACTCACGGTAGTTTCGATGGCGGGGATCAAGGATTGCTGAATTCATACTTCTCTGATTGGGCTCACAAGGACATCCAGAAGCACTTGCCCTTCATTTACAACACGTCTTCGGTGGCGACGTACTCTTACTTGCCTGCATTTAAACA GTTtggacaaaacacaaaaattctTCATTTCATCGGTGTTGCTAAGCCATGGCTGCAGAACTTTAACTCTGAAACACGAAAAGTTTATGTTCCTTCCGAATGTCAGCATCTAGCCAACTTTCTTCAGTACTGGTGGGACATTTTTGCTGAAGATGTTCATTCACGGCTAAGTCCGGATATG CAACAAGCTTTAAAACACTGGATGAAGCCTTTAAGCAAGGTTAGTGCTAATCAATATCGTTCCACCAGTTCGGGAACGATCTATGTAACTAATGAGACCGACATCGATAATCAGATGTTATGTTggcaaaatgaacaaaaccaTCAatcgcagcaacagcaaagagACGGATACGTTCCTTCATATGATCCACAAATGGTATATACAGATCCCTGGGAGGATTATCTGCAAAGACAAGAGCATGCAAAAAATATgagaaaacaagaagaagagcgGCTATACTTCCTATATTTAGATCAACTACGTGTTCAAGAACATGAAAGCCGCCAAGAGTATGAATCATCTCTTGTAAACACAAAGAGTCACCATGAACAGTCATATCATGTACATCATGATCAACATGTTTCCCAACATCAGAATCTTCACCAAGGTACTGATGAGGGTCATGATGGACATCGCCATGAAGTTCATTATGATACAAATGCCTTCCAGCGTACAGATCAATGGGTCGATAAAATGATACAACAACACGAAGCAAATATAGGACACTGGGAAAAAGCTCCTAGCAAAGTATATGAGGTTCAGGAACGAGAGCCATTCAGCTTCAATACTGTGGACCCGACCGGTTATCAATTGAACAACAAATTAAATCCACAAGACTCAACTGGTGATAGAAGCACTTCCGTTAAGGATAGTACTGAAACTATCACAGTAGAAGAAATCAAAACGGTTGCTTTAACCTCCCAACAACAAACATCATGTCCCGACCTGTACGAACCAGCCGAATGCCAAGCAAATGTTGATGGTGGTAAAAATGGGGAAGGGGATGGG AGTGGTATTGCTGGGGCATTGGCTCAGTTGCATCTTGGCGAAGCGAAATCTAAGGAACAAGAAGCCTACGAAGAGCATATGAGACGTCAATGCTGGGAAACAGGCAACATCGATTATATGGGTCGGGACTCATTTGACAACATTTGGAAACGCATTCAACAAACCAtaaacaccggcaccggctCATGCATGGAAGAAGCATCCGAGGCTTCCGTTGCGCAAACTACTGCACCTGGTACAACACAACGCGCAAGCCGCCGCCCATCACGTTCGCGATCTGCAACTCCGAAAAGAGATCCGAAAGACCGCTCTCCAACGCCACAACCAGAAGAGAAAATATCTGTTGATAAAAAGGAAG GTTACCAACAAATTATAACGACCAAGAGTCCAGAAGGAAAAACTCGAACGCACACGAAGCTGGTCTACGATCCCTCGGTCGAAGATGATGAAACTAAAGAGGAGGCGAATGTGCCACTTACTACACCCACAGTAGCCTCGAACCAGGACGTAGTAGATGGTACTGTGATGCAGAAGGCGACCGTAAATACTCCTCCAGTATCGTCGAAGCAAAAGATAACGACGGCAGCTGCTGAAGGTGGCATGAAGGAAATGTCTTCAACAAAAACTGCAATGCAGGCACCGAATATCACTCCTGGAATTAAAAGAGATGCCATTGTTTCTCAGTCACCGATGCCAAAATCTGCATCAAACCCCACGGCTCCATCCTCAGCCCAACAGCGTCAACAGCAGGTGGCACAGGAATCGCTTGCAGGTAAAACGAACGCATTCTTCGAAACACAGCAACCGGTCAAAGCATTGCGTAAAAAAAGACACATGTCTCCACCGCCGCAACCACTGCCTACTACAAACGCGACGTCCAACAATCAAGCCTCAGGAAAAGCATCAACTTCATCTTCGCCAttatcaccatcatcgtcatctgcAACGAACGCTTTGCACCGTGGGCTGCCGGCTAATCCAAAGGCTTCCGTAACTACAGCTATTTTGCCATCTGTCGTATCGCATCCATCAATAGCATCCTCTAGCAAGGCAGAAGCGAGCAACACACAGAACACTCTCAACACACGCACTTTTCTAAATAATCAAAAAGATGAATCGGCTCTAACACTGCCATTACTTGAGAAGACTTCAACACCCGCGTCACAGTCATCACCGTCTACCAAGAGTTCCActgaaacgaaaccaaaccacACCGCCGTCGAAGGTTCTAAAGTTGGTTCGCCTCCAGTGCCTCCACGTCGTAAGCGTGAATCAAGAACTGCAAAAATAG CAAAAGCGAAAAGATCGAAAATATATCAATTGTTACTATCTTGTATTTCTTGCACGAAGAAAAAGCGTTGA